In candidate division KSB1 bacterium, a genomic segment contains:
- a CDS encoding CapA family protein, producing MRKGQIVLSIFFAFFLLDKSQPATAQIYLKFEPAHSIKLNPGISLAAVGDVMLGSWVIPVLAEQGADYPFKKTNRYFEAADIAIANLEAPFTEDTVAFEKKFNFKVPPKYARGLLAGGFDVVTLANNHIMDFGESGLLSTIQTLDKIGIKHCGAGEDLYEAHQPAVFETNGKRIAFFGYSMTFPTEFYAKKDSSGTAYPEPELMQHSLEVWENFVDFTVVSFHWSAEKRETPKDYQVYFAHLAIDSGADLILGHHPHVLQGIELYKNRLIAYSLGNFAFGSYSKLAVDSIILKAYLNDDGLQYAQCIPINVDNREVEFQPALLDGERKEAVLSKLSTLSLNLNNGRNILGNSGIILGDWAGFHDDWLLNIAVSTFWNSGSTTDIIESAKSGTTEPIRKSDPAL from the coding sequence ATGAGGAAGGGACAAATTGTTTTAAGCATTTTTTTTGCATTTTTTCTCCTTGATAAGTCCCAGCCTGCCACTGCGCAAATTTATTTAAAATTCGAACCCGCCCATTCTATTAAATTAAATCCAGGAATTTCCCTCGCCGCAGTCGGTGACGTGATGCTGGGTTCCTGGGTTATCCCTGTCTTAGCCGAGCAGGGTGCAGATTATCCTTTTAAAAAAACCAATCGATACTTTGAAGCCGCAGATATAGCAATAGCCAATTTAGAGGCGCCGTTCACGGAAGATACCGTGGCATTTGAAAAGAAGTTTAATTTTAAAGTACCGCCAAAATATGCAAGGGGTCTCCTTGCAGGAGGATTTGATGTTGTCACTTTAGCCAACAATCATATCATGGATTTTGGCGAAAGCGGTCTTCTTTCAACGATTCAAACTCTTGATAAGATTGGCATAAAACATTGCGGAGCCGGAGAAGATTTGTATGAAGCACATCAACCCGCCGTCTTTGAAACGAATGGGAAAAGGATCGCTTTTTTTGGCTATTCCATGACTTTTCCAACCGAATTTTATGCCAAAAAGGATAGCAGCGGCACGGCTTATCCCGAGCCGGAACTAATGCAGCACTCTCTGGAAGTCTGGGAGAATTTTGTTGATTTCACGGTTGTGTCCTTTCACTGGAGTGCTGAAAAGCGCGAAACCCCGAAAGATTATCAAGTTTATTTTGCACACCTGGCAATCGATAGCGGGGCGGATTTGATTCTCGGGCACCACCCACACGTATTGCAGGGAATCGAGTTGTACAAGAATCGGCTCATCGCCTATAGTTTGGGTAATTTCGCTTTCGGATCTTACAGTAAACTTGCAGTGGACAGTATTATTTTGAAGGCTTACTTAAACGACGATGGGCTACAGTATGCGCAATGCATTCCGATCAATGTGGACAATCGGGAGGTTGAGTTCCAACCCGCACTCTTGGACGGAGAACGAAAGGAAGCCGTTTTGTCCAAGCTGTCTACTTTAAGTTTGAATTTAAATAACGGTCGAAATATCCTTGGAAATTCCGGAATAATTTTGGGAGACTGGGCCGGCTTCCACGACGATTGGCTGCTAAACATAGCTGTCAGTACATTTTGGAATTCCGGCTCGACAACCGATATTATTGAGTCGGCAAAGTCGGGTACGACTGAACCCATCAGAAAATCCGACCCTGCATTATAA